From Brassica rapa cultivar Chiifu-401-42 chromosome A06, CAAS_Brap_v3.01, whole genome shotgun sequence:
TTCTTCCTTACAGGAACCAGGTGCTTCCTTGTTACAATCTTTGTTATTTGATTGGGATTCTAGAAATTCAATCATCGTTTTATGTTGATGTGGTTTTAATTCTCATTTTGGTATCAACAGGGTGGGTTTGACATGATCTGCAGTGGAAGAGACAAGATTGAAACGCCTGAGCAGGtgggatattttttttatgggtAGTTTCTTAATTGATTTGTTACTGTTTGTTTCCATAGTTATATGCAGTGGGTAATTGTTTGGCTCATATGTGCAGTTTAAACAAGCTGAAGAAACAGCAAAGAAGCTAGATTTGGATGGATTGGTGGTTATCGGTGGAGATGACTCCAACACCAATGCTTGCCTCCTTGCTGAGAACTTCAGGTAATCCTTGCAGTCTAATCCTCTTTGTCTGTTTTGAACCTTGTGTTTAGTGGTTATCTGATTCAACGTTTGACTTATTTTTACTGGTGTGATTAGGAGTAAGAACTTGAAAACCAGAGTCATTGGGTGCCCCAAGACCATTGATGGTGATTTGAAATGCAAGGAGGTTCCCACCAGTTTTGGGTTTGATACagcttgcaaggtgaacttccGTTCTCATTATTTTTGTCTAGATCCGCGTCTTTACTCTAAAATGTTTGCTTTCCACACAGTGATTGGTACATACCTAATCGTAGTAGGCTGTTGATTAGTATGTTGAAGAAAGCCTATTAAAACGTTCTATTGCTTATGCAGATTTACTCTGAAATGATTGGCAATGTCATGATTGATGCAAGGTCAACTGGAAAGTACTATCATTGTAAGTAATTGAATGAACTAACTTCTTATGTTTACATCATTTCTGTTGTGTCCTATTTTCTTACTGATGCCTGCAATGTTGTATCACATTTTTATTACAGTTGTTAGACTTATGGGCCGTGCTGCTTCCCACATCACGCTGGAGTGTGCTTTACAAACTCACCCAAACATAACCATTATTGGAGAGGAGGTATGCTATTGTATTGACTTCAAATTATGCCAGACACTTTTAAATCTAATAGATGATAGAATCATTTTGGTGACACTTTTCCGTTGAAGCAAATAATCTATTTCAATATGGGTTATTGTTTCTGAGAGACCTCCCATGTGCCTCAGTAGATCGGTCTATATTAACTCATGTTTGATCTGGATACactcttttgcaggtttctgCCCAGAAGCAGACTTTGAAGAATGTCACGGACTACATGGTTGATGTTATTTGCAAGCGTGCTGACCTTGGTTACAACTACGGTGTTATTCTGATTCCAGAAGGTTTGATCGATTTTATTCCCGAGGTGTGTTTCCGCCGCAAACACAAACAAGTTACCACTTTTAAGACAATGAATATAATTGTTCTTTTAACTGATGATTACTATTAATTTTTGACTTGTCAGGTTCAGGAGCTGATCGCAGAACTGAATGAAATTCTGGCCAACGAGGTGGTTGATGAAAGTGGACTGTGGAAGAAGAAGCTCACCGAACAATCCCTGAAGCTGTTTGATCTTCTGCCTGAAGCGATTCAGGAACAGCTGATGCTCGAGAGAGACCCACACGGAAATGTCCAGGTAACTGATCATTGTCTTCTCTACTCATATACTACTTTCCCACCTCGCCactcataatttatttataatatcatgTTCCTCATCTTGCTAGGTTGCCAAGATTGAGACTGAGAAGATGCTTATTCAAATGGTTGAAACTGAACTGGAGAAAAGAAAGCAAGCTGGTTCATACAAGGGACAGTTCATGGGACAGTCTCATTTCTTCGGGTACTTTGTCTCACATATTTGTTCTTTCAAATGAGCTAATCAAATCGCTATATATAGCTGTGCATAATACATTGCTTATTTGTCAATGTGAAGAACACAATCTCGATTAATTGTTTTCATTGACATGGATACAGGTATGAAGGAAGATGCGGTTTGCCTACAAATTTTGATGCAACCTACTGTTACGCACTTGGTTATGGCGCTGGAGTTCTCCTCAACAGTGGGAAAACCGGACTGATTTCTTCGGTTTGTACTCTTACCATTTTCGATTCAAATCAGTTTTCCCTCTGTTTATCATGTATATGTTGAGTGTTGAACATAACTCTCTTTGATGAACTAGTTTGTGCGTGGAATGAGATGAGTTATTTATTGGCGCAGGTCGGGAACTTGGCTGCTCCAGTGGAAGAATGGACTGTAGGTGGGACTGCTCTCACAGCCTTGATGGATGTTGAGAGGAGGCACGGTATGAACATAACAGGATCAGTGAAGTTTGCTAAGAACCATTCGAAATCAAGATATTGAAAAAACTGAATTGATTATTAACTTGCAGGTAAGTTCAAGCCTGTGATCAAGAAAGCAATGGTGGAACTTGAAGGTGAATCTTTGATCCTTTTTCTCACAGTCCTTGTGCGGCGGTTAAATGGTATATactaagtttttttctttttgaatctGCAGGTGCGCCGTTTAAGAAATTCGCATCGCTGCGTGAGGAGTGGGCTTTGAAGAACCGATACATCAGCCCTGGTTCGTTACATCTTTTATTCTAAACAATGCGTCAATGCATCTTTTGTTTTTGGTGCTCATAGTTCTCTTTGCGGAAATGTTACTGTCTTGCAGGTCCAATCCAATTCACTGGACCTGGTTCGGATGCTCTCAGCCACACTCTACTTCTCGAACTCGGGGCTCAATAATCTCTGAGTAGCCGGCCTTCCTTTCATTCTACTTCTCGATTTTCTGCTTTCCTTGGGATTTCAcgtttggtctttttttttttaatcttgaaACCTATGTCTCCATCTTTTACCGTTAAGCTTTCATCactctaaatgtttttttttctttttctgttgtGTTCttgaacatataatatataatatggaGCTTAAATCTAATTCAAAGTTCCAAAGTTGCAGTGCCAATCGTTACTAGATTATGCTAGGTTCTATAAGCTTTTATTAGGAACATCTTTAGCTACTAGATTCAGTAAATGCTCACTTTGTATTATTAGTTTCCAGTGTTCATAGAATACGTATATGCAACCTAAACCCACCTCTTTGTTTCTTAGAAGCTCCCATTGGAGCTTATTGCCTGGTTCATTGCTTGAGAACTTAAGTTATGACGGAAGAgatgaccaaaaaaaatcaaaagcagGAAGGGTATAGGGTTGTTTTTGTTAATAGCTAAACTAGAGGGAGAAAACATGAATATAGTTTAAAACATGGGGGACTAAAGTTTTTAAGTTTAGCTGTAAAAAACAAAGGAGGATTGAAACAATAAATAGACCGACTGAAATCCAGACAAATCTCTGTCAGAAGAGAAGCTAAACTCGGCAAAGCTTTCGCGCTCTTATTTATAGCAATTTCGTTCTTCCGTTAGTTtagtctctctttctctctctccttttgtCGATCCAGAgacaagaggagagagagaaaaagaccaGGGAGGAACTTGTGTGTTTGATCATGGAACATGAGAGACCTGACGTAGAGAGACCTGAGTCACGTGATCTTCTTCTTCCGGTATGCGGAGTTCCACCGCCAT
This genomic window contains:
- the LOC103872038 gene encoding pyrophosphate--fructose 6-phosphate 1-phosphotransferase subunit beta 1 — protein: MAPSLAAVNRDLAAASPDNAPAKGRASVYSEVQSSRINNALPLPSVLKGAFKIVEGPASSAAGNPDEIAKLFPGLYGQPSVSVVPDQSADLSGQKLKIGVVLSGGQAPGGHNVISGLFDYLQERAKGSTFYGFKGGPAGIMKCKYVELNAEYILPYRNQGGFDMICSGRDKIETPEQFKQAEETAKKLDLDGLVVIGGDDSNTNACLLAENFRSKNLKTRVIGCPKTIDGDLKCKEVPTSFGFDTACKIYSEMIGNVMIDARSTGKYYHFVRLMGRAASHITLECALQTHPNITIIGEEVSAQKQTLKNVTDYMVDVICKRADLGYNYGVILIPEGLIDFIPEVQELIAELNEILANEVVDESGLWKKKLTEQSLKLFDLLPEAIQEQLMLERDPHGNVQVAKIETEKMLIQMVETELEKRKQAGSYKGQFMGQSHFFGYEGRCGLPTNFDATYCYALGYGAGVLLNSGKTGLISSVGNLAAPVEEWTVGGTALTALMDVERRHGKFKPVIKKAMVELEGAPFKKFASLREEWALKNRYISPGPIQFTGPGSDALSHTLLLELGAQ